In Actinoplanes derwentensis, the following proteins share a genomic window:
- the eccCa gene encoding type VII secretion protein EccCa: MTVSIIKRPPRRPAPVMPSGEVTLEPPPEIPPPQGKGWTRMLMILPMGAGAAAMGLMMGAQRGGAITYVAGAMYGVSILGMIAMMATQTSGPGKREMIESRRQYLRQLSQLRAQVRDTIRRQREALYYRNPDPETLWTFTDSGRLWERRRGDADFTVVRIAVGPQEVATRLVPPQTRAVDELEPLCTMALRRFLNTYSVVPDLPVSVALRDFSHIYVRGADRASHDFTRALIAQMATFHAPDDLRIGVCVPDHERARWEWVKWLPHAQHPGKTDAIGQVRLVAPSVPALEAMLDDVLAERARFDPAGTPGGGPHVMVIIDGGSTAGSDHLMTEGGVAGVTIVDLSVPPPRLLDDSSVVLEIAADGTVTGTTMDGPTEVGRADVLTLAEAEVLARELAPLRLSAVADADTTAISQNTGLAELLDQDDPYLIDLNELWASRPNRDRLRVPIGVGADGRPVELDLKESAQDGMGPHGLLVGATGSGKSELLRTLVLALGLTHSPEILNFVLVDFKGGATFASLDRLPHTAAMITNLEDELPLVDRMLGAIQGELTRRQELLRKAGNYASQRDYERARSAGVPLAPLPSLLFIVDEFSELLSARPDFIDMFVQIGRVGRSLGIHLLLASQKLEEGRLRGLESHLSYRVGLRTFSSMESRAVLGVPDAYELPRSPGHGYLRTGTEGLIRLKAAYVSGSVRRDGATPGAGGRGGNPIRDFSTFYVAPLREDAPSPDVQPEEETTVGDTLIEVLVRQMEGKGAPAHEVWLPPLDKAPTLGQMLPPVITMPERGLTVDAADRFGTLHALGGIIDKPYEQRRDPMWLDLAGAAGNVIVVGASQSGKSNLLRTLVISLALTHTPREVQFYGLDFGGGPLSALADLPHTGSVATRRDVDKVRRTIAELHGLMRAREELFARDNVEGAAAYRRARAQGRFADDVFGDVFLVVDGWSTMRTEFEDLESTLHELANRGLGFGIHILAATSRWMDVRPQIRDVFGTRIELRLGEAADSVINRREAVNVPEGAPGRGLTPDGHHFLAALPRIDREQRVDDLAEAVADLVRHAGEHWTATPAPPVRLLPAELPFEALPAARGAVVPIGIAEVDLQPVWLDFDAEPHTLLFGDVESGKSSFLRSLARSITAAHPPAEALLLLVDLRRSLLGCVPAEHTIGYGTSHQVTADLINQVAVAMRERLPGADVTPEMLHNRSWWKGPELYVLVDDFDLIASASPNPLTPLLEFLPQARDIGLHVVITRRIGGAGRALFDPVISRIRELASPGIMMSGPREEGALFGNVKPQPLPPGRAWMITRKHGARLVQLAWSPPTR, encoded by the coding sequence GTGACAGTGTCGATCATCAAACGGCCGCCGCGCAGGCCCGCGCCCGTGATGCCGTCCGGCGAGGTGACGCTGGAGCCGCCGCCCGAGATCCCGCCGCCGCAGGGCAAGGGCTGGACCCGGATGCTGATGATCCTGCCGATGGGTGCCGGCGCGGCCGCGATGGGCCTGATGATGGGCGCGCAGCGCGGCGGTGCGATCACCTACGTGGCCGGCGCGATGTATGGGGTCTCGATCCTCGGCATGATCGCCATGATGGCCACCCAGACCTCCGGCCCCGGCAAACGCGAGATGATCGAGTCCCGCCGGCAGTACCTGCGGCAGCTCTCCCAGCTGCGGGCCCAGGTGCGCGACACGATCCGCCGGCAGCGGGAGGCGCTCTACTACCGCAACCCCGACCCGGAGACGTTGTGGACGTTCACCGACAGCGGCCGGCTCTGGGAGCGCCGCCGGGGGGACGCCGACTTCACCGTGGTCCGGATCGCGGTCGGCCCACAGGAGGTCGCCACCCGGCTCGTCCCGCCGCAGACGCGGGCGGTCGACGAACTGGAGCCGCTGTGCACGATGGCGTTGCGGCGCTTTCTCAACACGTACTCGGTGGTCCCCGATCTTCCGGTGTCGGTGGCGTTGCGGGACTTCTCGCACATCTACGTGCGCGGCGCCGACCGGGCCTCGCACGACTTCACCCGGGCCCTGATCGCCCAGATGGCCACCTTCCACGCCCCCGACGACCTGCGCATAGGTGTCTGCGTGCCGGACCACGAGCGGGCCCGCTGGGAGTGGGTGAAATGGCTGCCGCACGCCCAGCACCCGGGCAAGACCGACGCGATCGGGCAGGTGCGGCTGGTCGCGCCGAGCGTGCCCGCTCTGGAGGCGATGCTCGACGACGTGCTGGCCGAGCGGGCCCGGTTCGACCCGGCCGGTACGCCCGGCGGCGGCCCGCACGTCATGGTGATCATCGACGGGGGTTCGACCGCCGGCTCCGACCATCTGATGACCGAGGGCGGCGTCGCCGGGGTCACCATCGTCGACCTGTCGGTGCCGCCGCCCCGGCTGCTCGACGACAGCTCGGTGGTGCTGGAGATCGCCGCCGACGGCACGGTCACCGGCACCACGATGGACGGTCCCACCGAGGTCGGCCGGGCCGACGTGCTGACCCTGGCCGAGGCCGAGGTGCTGGCCCGCGAGCTGGCGCCGCTGCGGCTCTCCGCGGTCGCCGACGCCGACACCACGGCCATCTCGCAGAACACCGGGCTCGCCGAGCTGCTGGACCAGGACGACCCCTATCTCATCGACCTGAACGAGCTGTGGGCCAGCCGCCCCAACCGGGACCGGCTGCGGGTGCCGATCGGGGTCGGCGCCGACGGGCGGCCGGTCGAGCTGGACCTCAAGGAGTCCGCGCAGGACGGCATGGGCCCGCACGGGCTGCTGGTCGGCGCCACCGGCTCCGGCAAGTCCGAGCTGCTGCGCACCCTGGTGCTCGCGCTCGGCCTCACCCACAGCCCGGAGATCCTCAACTTCGTGCTCGTCGACTTCAAGGGCGGCGCCACGTTCGCCTCGCTGGACCGGCTCCCGCACACCGCCGCGATGATCACCAACCTGGAGGACGAGCTGCCCCTGGTGGACCGGATGCTCGGCGCCATCCAGGGCGAACTGACCCGGCGGCAGGAGCTGCTGCGCAAAGCCGGCAACTACGCCTCCCAGCGGGACTACGAGCGGGCCCGTTCGGCCGGGGTGCCGCTCGCCCCGCTGCCCAGCCTGCTCTTCATCGTCGACGAGTTCTCCGAACTGCTCAGCGCCCGGCCCGACTTCATCGACATGTTCGTCCAGATCGGACGGGTCGGCCGGTCCCTCGGCATCCACCTGCTGCTGGCCTCCCAGAAACTGGAGGAAGGGCGGCTGCGCGGGCTCGAATCACACCTGTCCTACCGGGTCGGCCTGCGGACCTTCTCGTCGATGGAGTCCCGGGCGGTGCTCGGCGTGCCGGACGCCTACGAGCTGCCCCGATCACCCGGGCACGGCTATCTGCGGACCGGCACCGAAGGCCTGATCCGGCTGAAAGCCGCCTACGTCTCCGGGTCGGTCCGGCGCGACGGGGCCACCCCCGGTGCCGGAGGCCGGGGCGGCAACCCGATCCGCGACTTCTCCACCTTCTACGTGGCGCCGCTGCGCGAGGACGCTCCTTCTCCGGACGTGCAGCCGGAAGAGGAGACCACCGTCGGCGACACCCTCATCGAAGTGCTGGTCCGGCAGATGGAAGGCAAAGGCGCGCCCGCCCACGAGGTGTGGCTGCCGCCGCTGGACAAGGCGCCCACCCTCGGCCAGATGCTGCCGCCGGTGATCACCATGCCGGAGCGGGGCCTCACCGTCGACGCGGCGGACCGGTTCGGGACACTGCACGCGCTCGGCGGCATCATCGACAAACCGTACGAGCAGCGCCGCGACCCGATGTGGCTGGACCTCGCCGGGGCGGCCGGCAACGTGATCGTGGTCGGGGCGTCCCAGTCCGGCAAATCCAACCTGCTGCGCACCCTGGTGATCAGCCTCGCCCTCACCCACACCCCGCGTGAAGTGCAGTTCTACGGGCTCGACTTCGGTGGCGGACCACTGAGCGCCCTCGCCGACCTGCCGCACACCGGCAGCGTGGCCACCCGGCGCGACGTCGACAAGGTGCGCCGCACCATCGCCGAACTGCACGGGCTGATGCGGGCCCGCGAGGAACTGTTCGCCCGGGACAACGTGGAAGGCGCCGCCGCGTACCGGCGGGCCCGCGCCCAGGGCCGGTTCGCCGACGACGTCTTCGGGGACGTCTTCCTCGTCGTCGACGGCTGGTCCACGATGCGCACCGAATTCGAGGACCTCGAAAGCACCCTGCACGAACTGGCCAACCGCGGCCTCGGCTTCGGCATCCACATCCTCGCCGCCACCAGCCGCTGGATGGACGTGCGCCCCCAGATCCGCGACGTCTTCGGCACCCGGATCGAACTGCGCCTCGGCGAGGCCGCCGACTCGGTGATCAACCGGCGGGAGGCGGTCAACGTGCCGGAAGGCGCCCCCGGCCGCGGCCTCACCCCCGACGGCCACCACTTCCTCGCCGCCCTGCCCCGCATCGACCGGGAACAACGCGTCGACGACCTCGCCGAAGCGGTCGCCGACCTGGTCCGGCACGCCGGTGAACACTGGACGGCCACTCCCGCGCCACCGGTCCGGCTGCTCCCCGCCGAGCTGCCGTTCGAGGCGCTACCGGCGGCCCGCGGCGCCGTCGTGCCGATCGGCATCGCCGAAGTCGACCTGCAACCGGTCTGGCTCGACTTCGACGCCGAACCACACACGCTCCTGTTCGGCGACGTGGAGAGCGGCAAGAGCTCGTTCCTGCGCAGCCTGGCCCGCTCGATCACCGCCGCGCACCCACCGGCCGAAGCACTGCTGCTCCTCGTCGACCTGCGGCGCAGCCTCCTCGGCTGCGTCCCCGCCGAACACACCATCGGCTACGGCACCTCCCACCAGGTGACCGCCGACCTGATCAACCAGGTGGCGGTCGCCATGCGCGAACGCCTCCCCGGCGCCGACGTGACCCCCGAGATGCTGCACAACCGCAGCTGGTGGAAAGGCCCGGAACTCTACGTCCTGGTCGACGACTTCGACCTGATCGCCTCGGCCAGCCCCAACCCGCTCACCCCACTGCTGGAATTCCTGCCACAGGCCCGCGACATCGGCCTGCACGTCGTCATCACCCGCCGCATCGGCGGCGCCGGCCGAGCCCTCTTCGACCCGGTCATCAGCCGCATCCGCGAACTGGCGTCCCCCGGCATCATGATGTCCGGCCCGCGCGAGGAGGGCGCCCTCTTCGGCAACGTCAAACCCCAGCCCCTCCCACCCGGCCGAGCCTGGATGATCACCCGCAAACACGGCGCCCGGCTGGTGCAGCTGGCCTGGTCACCGCCAACCCGTTAA
- a CDS encoding class I SAM-dependent methyltransferase, giving the protein METIAAISGYYDRGGEVNRLHTGRGRLEFRRTQDVLRRVLPPAPARVLDVGGGAGAHARWLAADGHQVRLVDPMPMHVQHAGTIAGVDAVLGDARRLDEPDAAYQATLLLGPLYHLPDRQDRVTALREAARVTAPGGIVAAATISRYAGLYDTLVRGRYPDPEVRRITDRELVTGVHEPVGQELFTHAYFHHPDEIVTEFADAGLTQVTTYALEGGAWLFADRDGWLEDDDRTTALLEALRATEQEPSLFGISSHLLTVAVV; this is encoded by the coding sequence ATGGAGACGATCGCCGCGATCAGCGGCTACTACGACCGGGGCGGCGAGGTGAACCGGCTGCACACCGGTCGCGGCCGGCTGGAGTTCCGGCGAACCCAGGACGTGCTCAGGCGCGTACTGCCACCCGCACCGGCCCGGGTGCTCGACGTCGGCGGCGGCGCCGGAGCGCACGCCCGCTGGCTCGCGGCCGACGGCCATCAGGTGCGGCTGGTGGACCCGATGCCGATGCACGTCCAGCATGCCGGGACGATCGCCGGAGTGGACGCGGTCCTCGGCGACGCCCGCCGCCTCGACGAGCCGGACGCCGCCTACCAGGCCACCCTGCTGCTCGGGCCGCTGTACCACCTGCCCGACCGCCAGGACCGGGTGACCGCCCTACGCGAGGCGGCGCGGGTGACAGCCCCCGGCGGCATCGTCGCCGCGGCGACGATCAGCCGGTACGCCGGCCTGTACGACACTCTGGTCCGAGGCCGCTACCCCGACCCGGAGGTACGCCGGATCACCGACCGGGAACTCGTCACCGGCGTCCACGAGCCGGTCGGCCAGGAACTGTTCACCCACGCGTACTTCCACCATCCCGACGAGATCGTGACCGAATTCGCCGACGCCGGCCTGACTCAGGTGACGACGTACGCCCTGGAAGGCGGAGCCTGGCTCTTCGCCGACCGAGACGGCTGGCTGGAGGACGACGACCGCACGACGGCGCTGCTGGAGGCGTTGCGCGCCACCGAGCAGGAACCAAGCCTGTTCGGCATCAGCTCCCACCTGCTGACGGTGGCCGTCGTGTAG
- the eccD gene encoding type VII secretion integral membrane protein EccD translates to MSAPATSGPSLARVTIAAPTRRLDLALPDNMLVAELLPHLLRHAEGALGEPSERYGGWVLRRATGTTLDPGKNLASQGVRDGELLHLDPAREDWPELAYDDVVEVIASGSRRAGRSWSPAATRRTGLAVTAGALPLGLAGLAATGPGWVLPAVIALAVSLALAVLGVLLSRAFGDAGAGGVVAASGLPYAFFGGAWLLTQPGGGFLSVGAPGLVLGSSALLVVSVLGHAGVAGLTRLFVAGIAAALTGLLAALPTLAGMSAEGAAAVALTAAIGLLPAYPVLAGWLGRLPFPDLPSRAEEMLKEEKTPRRADVFAAVVRASEVLAGFILSAALCSIVAMAWLALSTPDVPTVLLMIAAIAALLLRARLLPTPQQRVPLLVAGLLGLAGLGVGPVVTGAVSGVVLVAVAAAVTAVALPTALIYSRRDPSPYLGRAADILDIIAIMALIPLACAVIGVFDDIRGLFASIGG, encoded by the coding sequence GTGAGCGCACCGGCGACGAGCGGGCCCTCCCTGGCCCGGGTGACCATCGCGGCCCCCACCCGCCGCCTCGACCTCGCCCTGCCCGACAACATGCTCGTCGCCGAGCTGCTGCCACATCTGCTCCGGCATGCCGAGGGCGCGCTGGGCGAACCGTCCGAGCGTTACGGCGGCTGGGTGCTGCGCCGGGCCACCGGCACCACTCTGGACCCGGGGAAGAACCTCGCCTCGCAAGGTGTGCGCGACGGCGAACTGCTGCACCTCGATCCGGCCCGCGAGGACTGGCCGGAGCTGGCGTACGACGACGTGGTCGAAGTGATCGCCAGCGGCTCCCGGCGGGCCGGCCGATCCTGGAGCCCGGCCGCCACCCGCCGCACCGGTCTGGCCGTCACCGCCGGCGCGCTGCCGCTCGGCCTGGCCGGACTGGCCGCGACCGGCCCCGGCTGGGTGCTGCCCGCAGTGATCGCACTCGCGGTCTCGCTGGCCCTGGCGGTGCTGGGCGTCCTGCTGTCCCGGGCGTTCGGCGACGCCGGGGCGGGCGGGGTGGTCGCGGCGAGCGGCCTGCCGTACGCGTTCTTCGGCGGTGCCTGGCTACTGACCCAGCCCGGTGGCGGTTTCCTGTCGGTCGGGGCGCCCGGCCTGGTCCTGGGCTCGTCGGCGCTACTGGTGGTCAGTGTCCTCGGGCACGCCGGGGTGGCCGGGCTGACCAGACTCTTCGTCGCCGGCATCGCGGCCGCACTGACCGGGTTGCTGGCGGCGTTGCCGACCCTGGCCGGCATGTCCGCCGAGGGTGCCGCGGCGGTGGCGCTGACCGCGGCGATCGGGCTGCTGCCGGCCTATCCGGTGCTGGCCGGATGGCTCGGGCGGCTGCCGTTCCCGGACCTGCCGAGCCGGGCCGAGGAGATGCTGAAAGAGGAGAAGACACCGCGCCGGGCGGACGTCTTCGCCGCTGTGGTCCGGGCGTCCGAGGTGCTGGCCGGGTTCATCCTGTCGGCGGCGCTGTGCAGCATCGTGGCGATGGCCTGGCTGGCGCTGTCCACACCGGACGTGCCGACTGTCCTCCTGATGATCGCCGCGATCGCCGCTCTGCTGCTGCGCGCCCGGCTGCTGCCGACCCCGCAACAGCGGGTGCCGTTGCTGGTGGCCGGGCTGCTCGGCCTGGCCGGCCTGGGCGTCGGCCCGGTGGTGACCGGCGCGGTCTCCGGCGTGGTGCTGGTGGCGGTGGCGGCCGCGGTGACCGCGGTGGCCCTGCCGACCGCGCTGATCTACAGCCGCCGGGACCCGTCGCCCTATCTGGGCCGGGCCGCCGACATCCTGGACATCATCGCGATCATGGCGCTGATCCCGCTCGCGTGCGCGGTCATCGGAGTCTTCGACGACATCCGCGGACTGTTCGCGTCGATCGGCGGGTGA
- the eccB gene encoding type VII secretion protein EccB, with the protein MTSRRDQLQSYQFMNQRVISAFVMRETDPAQSPLRRGIGALFGGVMVAILVAAGFGIYGVLTRTGADQWQQDGAVVVERETGAVFVYLNNRLNPALNFASAKLAAGRPDPQVFRIAAKSLTGTPRGVTIGIPGAPASLPDAGRQARLPWAMCGVPGNDPQSILLVGAAGPPGTPLGDRALLVTDRDVVHLIWQGRKHPVVDPDTTVQALFGAVQPTRMGVAWLNALPSGADIAPITVNGRGNGSDAARGFDNGDILVVQTGSGQQFHLILNDGRAAITALQQAVLNAAFPDQPRQISVNDLNDIPESRALPPADPATRGPDRVPALAPLGTGESTCAVTSDASKPPAITVGGSATAFTAAIPTTGTADGGRPLADAVQVPAGRFALVRVPGSGGFILVTDVALRHAVRDEDTVTRLGYPTSLAFEVPTALINSIPAGVTLDPAAALKPALSGTG; encoded by the coding sequence ATGACCTCACGCCGGGACCAGCTGCAGTCCTACCAGTTCATGAACCAGCGGGTGATCTCGGCGTTCGTGATGCGCGAGACCGATCCGGCCCAGTCGCCACTGCGGCGTGGCATCGGCGCCCTGTTCGGCGGTGTGATGGTCGCGATCCTGGTGGCGGCCGGTTTCGGCATCTACGGCGTGCTCACCCGCACCGGCGCCGACCAGTGGCAACAGGACGGCGCGGTGGTCGTCGAGCGGGAGACCGGCGCCGTCTTCGTCTATCTGAACAACCGGCTCAACCCGGCACTCAACTTCGCGTCGGCGAAACTGGCCGCCGGCCGCCCCGATCCACAGGTGTTCCGGATCGCCGCCAAGTCGCTGACCGGCACCCCGCGCGGCGTGACCATCGGCATCCCCGGCGCGCCCGCGTCCCTGCCCGACGCGGGACGGCAGGCCCGTCTCCCGTGGGCGATGTGCGGCGTACCCGGCAATGATCCGCAGTCGATCCTGCTGGTCGGAGCGGCCGGCCCACCCGGCACGCCGCTGGGTGATCGCGCGCTGCTGGTGACCGACCGGGACGTGGTGCACCTGATCTGGCAGGGCCGCAAACATCCGGTGGTGGACCCGGACACGACGGTGCAGGCGCTGTTCGGCGCGGTCCAGCCCACCCGGATGGGCGTGGCCTGGCTCAACGCGCTGCCTTCCGGCGCCGACATCGCCCCGATCACCGTGAACGGCCGCGGCAACGGTTCGGACGCCGCCCGGGGCTTCGACAACGGCGACATCCTGGTGGTGCAGACCGGAAGTGGTCAGCAGTTCCACCTGATCCTCAACGACGGCCGGGCCGCGATCACCGCGCTGCAGCAGGCGGTTCTCAACGCCGCGTTCCCGGACCAGCCGCGGCAGATCTCGGTCAACGACCTCAACGACATCCCGGAGAGCCGCGCCCTGCCACCCGCCGACCCCGCCACCCGCGGCCCCGACCGGGTCCCCGCGCTGGCGCCGCTGGGCACCGGCGAATCCACGTGCGCGGTGACGTCCGACGCGTCGAAGCCACCGGCGATCACGGTCGGCGGTTCCGCGACCGCGTTCACCGCCGCCATCCCCACCACCGGCACCGCCGACGGCGGACGCCCCTTGGCTGACGCGGTACAGGTCCCGGCCGGCCGCTTCGCCCTGGTCCGAGTCCCCGGTTCCGGCGGATTCATACTGGTCACCGACGTGGCCCTACGCCACGCCGTCCGCGACGAGGACACCGTGACCCGCCTCGGCTACCCCACGTCCCTAGCGTTCGAGGTCCCCACCGCTTTGATCAACTCAATCCCGGCGGGGGTCACCCTGGACCCGGCGGCAGCGCTCAAACCAGCCCTTTCCGGTACGGGGTGA